A genome region from Hoplias malabaricus isolate fHopMal1 chromosome 8, fHopMal1.hap1, whole genome shotgun sequence includes the following:
- the fam83ha gene encoding uncharacterized protein fam83ha isoform X1 — MKRTKKRNECAIYFYSTRLNMARRSQCSSAGDNLLDPNYLPPHYREEYRLAIDALIEAGIEGYYGFLHEANVVDFLSQPEIGYIKCRLQGPLQRAQPERKYMIGEGDGSSDTYWPTQSDLDAPGLDLGWPPPQRFVGPTEITTLVNPPDPEMPSIKEQVRRMIKNAQQVVAVAMDMFTDVDIFADILNAAMRNVAVYILLDEMNSHHFVAMANNCRVNLHEIKFLRIRIVSGSTYFCHTGKSFKGQMMNRFVLVDCRIVLSGNYSFMWCFEKIHRYLAHVFTGQLVANFDEEFRILYAHSEPLVIENPVTFVEDYRNIPVRHSLETPHIYKREYPAIEHMHVEWPAHASEDHINVQSKMLPFRRSETILSSKDEHIFHPTHDHQQFRGEHSYLDQRRFMKVQHTKEMGGFRRHVYPGVPHYPPISTVNKKQNIEGLETQSAQFPREQYFSERIDPDPSYHIYGKSGDHSYHQLDHFPGPDFPHVIDDSETLGDYDHVQRYLHTCSAVETGPAGNLLVPGQSTHRRHSMGQSYTCQTSPTQPNPTESKYFLKVLHKQGQKGDLRDWRISSYLTALQPPEQEDISDIQRTDSSDCVPYVMQGRPHEPEFTEARQDNSEIIRFPTSKKMYLPVQPLNTLTQPEKRLGIPLDFRTVSTNAKPTPPTTSESSCNTEGDKSEELQNRESKDTNLICEEFVRRRPNLAFQRSSRLRHSLIFNSNLELNTLEDIRNPLSQDNGDDPSKHCTVVSNMLEKKKAATRDLFKWSNLVKSSDTSSDPALKTDSENMHRKEETCEGEKDESVELLTKDSQQEANSYTKVQPQDALAENSQTTQLPTATLHRSVPLIDMNDPDCRLRYFKELAAKRKAELASLATKDSAHKEHDKPYRSHPIDTVEEKDCLDTSKNPQAATALIPTSLQKLPLDTFKTSQDSCTKANNLQNLPDKLLKHKLSPDIIMTQENISKSYTPCRAMPTSATDAEKIKLKQQLTDSSSNKVEIKSICDTSPGEITAPKCTKTQLSSEFISPKTKSPCINNSDASSLPAVLTPKHLKHNLTDSLSSHFVKGANLPLKPSSMEPSSCYSVETDKTNKITSQYPGATETGYSKHPVPGEIEPPQCFTSAKTSLAPQTDTRQHMLTKKTAPNEHPPVACQDENRDSNQNHSAKTIGLSQYPTTEESFSPTVKDTKSSHHVTTKETSYSKHSKEIGPSQCLAVKENCPFQHPTEVEFGLFQHPSAKETGPPQHPRRIHSGLSQCFSAEETGASHCPTAKETGLSLHQSEYPAEVETDTSVKKTEPFQNPMAKETGPSQQPTEKEFCLSQTLGKEADTSLSPTAKETGTSQPSNEKSPNVADSKTGLSQSFCGDLFKCPSEMGPSKLFTVIASPPKHVSTSESGLSQHPLEIETGPSQHHTEKETGLTQHPPAKETGISQPSIQKPPNAADSKSDFSRSLSSDPSKHPAQMEPSKLLTAMASPPKPESASESGLSQHPLQIEASPFLHHTEKETTQPPPATETDTSQQSTEAPLIEADSKTDFSKSFSEGLSECPTEIGPSKPANWTFTAMESPPNPASTSESGLSHHPLEIEIGATQHLPEKETLASQPSIEKPPNAADIKTDLSQSLSSDPSKHPTETELCTAMASPPKPESASESGLSKNYLEIDIGLSQHPTERETGLSQQLPLKQTGSSPQPMVGPSLYFTETVSRPKPDTKSDISIHSEPCFCPSTNLTGTKPLAPSTLTKVDSGPHTSGSSFRPDTKDSIPLTVAGNKQSMSIPTSGLLSPETVCSNSTEESHLPSQCPTTIESGFISESSTTSNCTSINITSKYMSQKDNDSATTLSANVLFPEDFSAKPNSLNTGLGDNPLPESNSDLSLTITETDPVTSAWQIDKITGHHESDMSSLPLNTTLSDVTSTICSTASETGLCANSTVETVFVASPTQADTSTPAEHNTVKTSSCIAVTATIDNFEPATSILFSVATSDTTKTDLNSLNDCSQSNLVSNLTTSEYSSIDHPIQKGSTPELPEAQMLTCTQCCADIKFNNDVNTISSELFQPLNQSDRENLTDQDITYSPRVSVFESKDKEHNKECTEEQIQLQEASRNIVWDVVVEVPKNLDKKMEQNSKERPQGTNVEQSQELQTCTDLVSQQSPAADRPPCPSSTVNILSCSNLRDDTKVLLEQISAKNEGRMTKMSLAGTHAVKEEVDNVNSNTDKKNSGYLPSRHQTWTSRASAEEREKLLKRMESMRKEKKVYSRFEA; from the exons TTCCTGCGAATTCGAATTGTCTCTGGAAGCACCTACTTTTGCCATACAGGAAAATCATTCAAAGGTCAGATGATGAATCGATTTGTGCTGGTGGACTGTAGAATTGTTCTCAGTGGCAACTACAG CTTTATGTGGTGTTTTGAGAAGATTCATCGCTACTTAGCTCATGTATTTACTGGACAACTTGTGGCTAACTTTGATGAAGAGTTTAGAATTCTTTATGCCCATTCAGAGCCTCTGGTGATTGAAAATCCTGTGACATTTGTGGAAGATTACAGAAACATCCCTGTAAGACACAGCTTAGAAACCCCCCATATATATAAGAGAGAATATCCAGCCATTGAACACATGCATGTAGAATGGCCTGCACATGCATCTGAAGATCATATAAATGTACAGTCAAAAATGTTGCCATTTAGGAGAAGTGAAACAATCCTCAGTTCCAAAGATGAGCATATTTTTCATCCAACACATGACCATCAACAATTTAGAGGGGAGCATTCCTACCTGGACCAGAGAAGGTTTATGAAAGTCCAGCACACAAAGGAAATGGGTGGATTCAGAAGGCATGTGTATCCAGGAGTACCACATTATCCTCCAATTAGTACAGTaaacaaaaagcaaaatatAGAGGGTTTAGAAACCCAGAGTGCCCAATTTCCCAGGGAACAATATTTCAGTGAGAGGATAGACCCAGACCCTAGCTATCATATTTATGGAAAATCTGGGGACCACAGCTACCATCAATTAGATCACTTCCCAGGACCTGATTTTCCTCATGTGATTGATGATTCAGAAACCCTTGGTGATTATGACCATGTACAGAGATACCTACATACGTGTTCTGCTGTGGAGACAGGACCTGCTGGAAATTTGTTAGTGCCTGGTCAATCAACTCACAGGAGACACAGTATGGGTCAAAGTTACACATGTCAGACATCTCCAACACAGCCAAACCCAACagaatcaaaatattttttaaaagtactTCACAAACAAGGCCAAAAAGGAGACTTAAGAGACTGGAGGATTAGTTCCTATCTTACTGCACTTCAGCCCCCAGAACAGGAGGACATATCAGATATTCAAAGAACTGACTCGTCTGATTGTGTACCCTATGTCATGCAGGGAAGACCACATGAGCCAGAATTTACAGAGGCAAGACAAGACAATAGCGAAATCATCAGGTTTCCCACTTCTAAGAAGATGTACTTACCTGTTCAGCCATTGAACACTTTAACTCAGCCAGAGAAACGACTTGGCATTCCATTAGATTTCAGGACAGTTTCGACAAATGCCAAACCAACCCCGCCAACAACATCAGAGTCATCTTGTAATACGGAAGGTGACAAATCAGAAGAGCTGCAAAACAGAGAATCCAAAGACACAAATTTGATTTGTGAAGAATTTGTGAGGAGGAGGCCCAATCTAGCTTTCCAAAGAAGTTCAAGATTAAGGCACTCACTGATTTTTAACTCTAATCTTGAACTTAACACTTTAGAAGATATTAGAAATCCCCTTAGCCAGGACAATGGGGATGACCCATCAAAACATTGTACTGTTGTTTCTAATATGTTGGAGAAAAAGAAAGCTGCAACGAGAGATCTTTTTAAATGGAGTAATCTTGTAAAATCTAGTGACACATCTTCAGATCCTGCTCTTAAGACTGATTCTGAAAACATGCACAGAAAAGAAGAAACTTGTGAGGGAGAAAAAGATGAGTCTGTTGAACTTCTTACAAAGGATTCTCAACAAGAAGCAAACTCTTACACCAAGGTTCAACCTCAAGATGCCCTTGCAGAAAATTCTCAAACAACTCAACTCCCAACTGCTACTTTGCACAGATCAGTGCCCCTCATTGATATGAATGATCCTGATTGTAGACTGAGATATTTCAAGGAGTTAGCTGCAAAACGCAAAGCTGAACTTGCAAGCTTGGCCACCAAAGACAGTGCCCACAAAGAACACGATAAGCCATACAGGTCGCACCCCATTGACACAGTTGAAGAAAAAGATTGTTTAGACACATCAAAAAACCCACAGGCTGCCACAGCCCTGATACCTACATCTCTACAAAAATTGCCTTTGGACACTTTTAAAACTTCTCAGGACTCTTGTACTAAGGCAAATAATTTACAAAACCTACCTGATAAACTTCTGAAGCACAAATTATCCCCCGATATTATCATGACACAAGAAAATATTTCTAAGTCTTACACTCCTTGTAGAGCAATGCCTACAAGTGCCACAGATGCTGAAAAAATAAAGCTTAAGCAACAACTAACTGACTCATCTTCAAATAAAGTAGAAATCAAGAGTATTTGTGATACAAGCCCAGGAGAAATTACAGCCCCCAAATGTACAAAGACCCAGTTGAGCTCTGAGTTTATATCCCCAAAGACAAAATCACCCTGTATTAATAATTCAGACGCTTCTAGTTTACCAGCTGTTCTCACACCGAAACATTTAAAGCATAATCTTACAGATTCCCTTTCTTCCCATTTTGTCAAAGGGGCTAACTTACCCCTTAAACCCAGCAGCATGGAGCCAAGTTCTTGTTATTCTGTAGAAActgataaaacaaacaaaattactTCCCAGTATCCAGGTGCAACAGAGACAGGGTATTCCAAACATCCTGTTCCAGGTGAGATTGAACCTCCCCAATGTTTTACTTCAGCCAAGACAAGCCTTGCTCCACAGACCGACACTAGACAACATATGCTTACAAAAAAGACTGCTCCCAATGAACATCCCCCTGTAGCATGCCAAGATGAAAATAGAGACAGTAACCAGAATCATTCTGCAAAAACCATTGGCCTCTCTCAGTATCCCACTACAGAAGAGTCCTTCTCACCCACTGTAAAAGACACCAAATCTTCCCATCATGTCACAACAAAAGAGACAAGTTATTCAAAACATTCAAAAGAGATAGGTCCTTCTCAATGTCTTGCTGTAAAAGAGAACTGTCCTTTCCAGCATCCCACTGAAGTAGAGTTTGGGCTATTCCAGCACCCATCAGCAAAAGAGACTGGTCCTCCCCAACATCCCCGAAGAATACATAGTGGTCTTTCCCAATGTTTTAGTGCAGAAGAGACTGGTGCTTCTCATTGCCCCACTGCCAAAGAAACAGGTCTTTCCCTGCATCAGTCAGAGTATCCAGCAGAAGTAGAGACAGATACTTCAGTAAAAAAGACTGAGCCTTTCCAAAATCCCATGGCAAAAGAGACTGGTCCATCACAACAACCCACTGAAAAAGAGTTCTGTCTTTCTCAAACTCTTGGAAAAGAAGCTGATACTTCCCTAAGTCCAACTGCAAAAGAAACTGGTACCTCCCAACCATCCAATGAAAAGTCCCCTAATGTAGCAGACAGCAAGACAGGTCTTTCCCAGTCTTTCTGTGGAGATCTTTTTAAGTGTCCCTCTGAAATGGGGCCTTCCAAACTTTTTACAGTAATAGCAAGTCCCCCCAAACATGTTTCTACATCAGAAAGTGGACTTTCCCAGCATCCCCTGGAAATTGAAACTGGTCCTTCGCAACATCACACAGAAAAAGAGACTGGTCTTACACAACATCCCCCTGCAAAAGAAACTGGTATTTCCCAACCATCCATTCAAAAGCCTCCCAATGCAGCAGACAGTAAGTCAGATTTTTCACGCTCCCTTAGTTCAGACCCTTCTAAGCATCCGGCTCAAATGGAACCTTCAAAACTTTTAACAGCAATGGCAAGTCCCCCTAAACCTGAATCAGCATCAGAAAGTGGTCTGTCCCAGCATCCCTTGCAAATAGAAGCTAGTCCTTTCCTACATCACACTGAAAAAGAGACTACCCAACCTCCCCCTGCAACAGAAACTGATACTTCCCAACAATCCACAGAAGCCCCTCTCATTGAAGCAGACAGCAAAACAGATTTTTCCAAATCCTTCAGTGAAGGCCTTTCTGAGTGTCCCACTGAAATTGGACCTTCCAAACCTGCAAATTGGACCTTCACTGCAATGGAAAGTCCTCCCAATCCTGCATCTACATCAGAAAGTGGTCTTTCCCATCATCCCCTGGAAATAGAAATTGGTGCCACCCAACACCTCCCTGAGAAAGAAACTCTTGCCTCCCAACCATCCATTGAAAAGCCTCCCAATGCAGCAGACATTAAGACAGATCTTTCCCAATCCCTTAGTTCAGACCCATCTAAGCATCCCACAGAAACTGAACTTTGCACTGCAATGGCAAGTCCTCCTAAACCTGAATCTGCATCAGAAAGTGGTCTTTCCAAGAATTACCTAGAAATAGACATTGGTCTATCCCAACATCCCACTGAAAGAGAGACGGGACTTTCCCAACAGCTCCCTCTAAAACAGACTGGTTCTTCACCACAACCCATGGTAGGGCCTTCCCTATATTTCACTGAAACAGTGAGTCGTCCTAAACCTGACACTAAATCAGATATTTCCATCCATTCAGAGCCTTGCTTCTGTCCCAGCACTAATTTAACAGGTACTAAACCACTGGCACCATCTACACTGACAAAGGTTGATTCTGGCCCACATACTTCTGGCTCCTCCTTTAGGCCTGACACAAAAGATTCTATCCCTCTTACTGTAGCAGGAAACAAACAATCTATGAGTATACCCACTTCAGGACTTCTGTCACCAGAGACTGTATGTAGTAACAGCACTGAAGAGTCTCATCTTCCATCACAGTGTCCAACAACAATAGAATCTGGTTTTATTTCTGAATCATCCACAACAAGTAATTGCACATCAATCAACATCACTTCCAAATACATGTCTCAAAAAGATAATGATTCTGCAACAACACTGTCAGCAAATGTTCTGTTCCCTGAGGATTTCTCAGCCAAACCAAATTCTCTGAACACTGGCTTAGGTGACAATCCCTTACCAGAATCTAATTCAGATTTAAGCCTCACAATAACAGAAACTGACCCAGTCACAAGCGCATGGCAAATAGATAAAATCACTGGACATCATGAATCTGACATGTCGTCTTTACCACTTAACACAACCTTATCAGATGTAACTTCAACTATCTGCAGCACGGCATCAGAAACAGGCTTGTGTGCAAATAGTACAGTGGAGACGGTCTTTGTTGCCAGCCCTACTCAAGCAGACACAAGCACACCTGCAGAGCATAATACAGTAAAAACTAGTTCTTGTATTGCAGTGACTGCAACTATTGACAACTTTGAACCAGCTACTAGTATCTTATTCTCTGTTGCAACCTCAGACACTACTAAGACAGATCTTAACTCACTGAATGACTGTTCTCAATCCAATCTTGTTAGTAACCTTACAACTTCAGAATATAGCTCAATTGATCACCCAATTCAAAAAGGTTCCACCCCAGAACTACCTGAGGCCCAAATGCTAACCTGTACACAGTGCTGTGctgatataaaatttaataatgATGTAAATACTATTTCGTCAGAACTCTTCCAACCCCTAAACCAGTCTGATAGAGAGAACCTAACAGATCAGGATATTACCTATTCACCACGTGTCTCTGTATTTGAAAGTAAGGATAAAGAGCACAACAAGGAATGCACAGAAGAACAAATACAGCTTCAAGAGGCATCCAGAAACATAGTGTGGGATGTGGTTGTGGAGGTTCCTAAGAACCTGGATAAAAAAATGGAGCAAAATTCAAAGGAAAGACCACAAGGCACCAATGTGGAGCAGTCTCAAGAACTACAAACATGCACTGATTTAGTCAGTCAGCAGTCTCCTGCTGCAGACAGGCCACCCTGTCCATCCTCTACTGTAAATATTCTGTCTTGTAGCAACCTTAGGGATGACACAAAGGTTCTTTTGGAGCAGATATCAGCAAAGAACGAGGGCAGAATGACAAAGATGTCCCTTGCTGGCACACATGCTGTTAAAGAAGAGGTGGATAATGTGAACTCCaatacagataaaaaaaattctggtTATCTACCTAGTAGGCATCAAACGTGGACCTCCAGGGCTTCAGCCGAGGAGCGGGAAAAGTTACTTAAAAGGATGGAGAGCAtgaggaaagagaaaaaagttTACAGCCGTTTTGAG GCATAA